One Aneurinibacillus migulanus genomic region harbors:
- a CDS encoding MmcQ/YjbR family DNA-binding protein: MEYGEIRAYCLGKQGAVETFPFRDDVAVMKVGDKMFALLSQRDGTLHISLKCEPDVNEVLREQYAAIKPGYHLNKRHWNTVELDGTVPVEEVIGMVDRSYNLVFKSLKKAEREAICTS, from the coding sequence ATGGAATATGGAGAGATTCGAGCGTATTGTCTAGGCAAACAAGGGGCAGTGGAAACGTTTCCGTTCAGGGACGATGTGGCAGTGATGAAGGTTGGGGACAAGATGTTTGCGCTGCTGTCCCAACGAGATGGTACGTTGCACATTAGCCTGAAATGCGAACCCGATGTAAATGAAGTGTTGCGTGAACAATACGCCGCGATAAAACCTGGCTATCATTTGAACAAGCGGCATTGGAATACGGTGGAGCTGGACGGAACTGTGCCGGTAGAAGAGGTAATCGGCATGGTGGATCGTTCGTACAATCTTGTTTTCAAAAGCTTGAAAAAAGCGGAGCGTGAGGCTATTTGCACATCTTAA
- a CDS encoding PAS domain S-box protein produces the protein MLRELFVNLAIMLSLLFIGQQCVKSDDINAASPIRKRMVLGVVYGVIGTALVGFYVWKIELFYIDLRHIPVMLAALYGGWVPALIAALIIGMIEYLFTGFDSGVFLVFLQLIVTALICGLFSNLRQPDRIKYGIMIMYVYIQNVTIFAILTNEMLILKQVILAYGLAFTTGSIFAFKFMQYLLRTDRKLRLLQASRQELLDTIREHQGYIFKFRKKNKRYHHTLYGGQLPNCIGIAPEEVINQNAVAVVKEGRSQKAVFCYEEAWKGKEVTYELTYPDREKTCLVMLRPIQKQGRVVEVVGSVVDITDKKAAQKELKASEAKYRLITENTLDLIALWDKSGKVTYVSPSHNACLGYDSEYLQGQLKTEIFHPDDVKSIVGQVKKLIATREPFTLEYRVRHAEGYWLTLEATTMPVLNEEKEVTNFVVIARDVTERKQAEERLRFTEKLLAVGELAAGVAHEIRNPLTTLKGFVQFMREGHRDDTYFTLMESELERIELITNEFLLLAKPQAYELKPLKVDVLMENVTVLLVAQANLFGIELKMKFERDLPIVMCEENLLKQVFVNLIKNAIEAMPDGGEIVIEVKRSGDESIRILVHDQGCGIEAERISKLGEPFYSLKEKGTGLGLMVCFKIIKEHHGSIHFSSEVGKGTTVEIVLPIRK, from the coding sequence ATGTTACGCGAACTCTTTGTCAATTTGGCTATTATGCTTTCTCTTCTATTTATAGGGCAGCAGTGCGTTAAAAGTGACGATATAAACGCTGCTTCACCCATTCGGAAACGAATGGTTCTTGGAGTGGTGTATGGGGTAATAGGAACGGCATTGGTCGGATTCTATGTTTGGAAAATCGAACTGTTTTACATCGATTTACGGCATATCCCCGTGATGCTGGCGGCCTTATATGGTGGATGGGTGCCTGCTTTGATCGCAGCCTTAATCATCGGAATGATAGAATACCTATTTACCGGATTTGACAGTGGAGTATTTCTCGTGTTTTTACAGTTGATTGTAACCGCTTTGATTTGCGGACTTTTCTCAAATCTGCGCCAGCCCGATAGGATCAAATACGGCATTATGATAATGTATGTTTATATACAAAATGTAACAATATTTGCTATTCTGACTAATGAAATGCTTATCTTAAAGCAGGTTATTTTAGCATACGGACTTGCTTTTACGACTGGCTCCATTTTTGCATTCAAATTTATGCAATATCTCCTGCGAACTGACAGAAAGCTCCGGCTTCTCCAAGCGTCAAGACAGGAGTTGCTGGATACGATACGGGAGCATCAGGGATATATTTTTAAGTTCAGAAAGAAAAATAAAAGATATCATCATACTCTTTACGGAGGACAATTGCCTAACTGCATCGGTATTGCTCCAGAAGAGGTGATAAACCAGAACGCTGTGGCAGTTGTTAAAGAAGGACGTAGTCAGAAGGCGGTTTTCTGCTATGAAGAGGCATGGAAAGGCAAAGAGGTTACGTACGAGCTGACGTATCCAGATAGAGAGAAAACATGCCTAGTCATGTTAAGGCCGATTCAAAAACAAGGAAGGGTAGTGGAAGTTGTGGGTTCGGTTGTTGATATTACGGACAAAAAAGCTGCTCAAAAGGAATTGAAAGCAAGTGAAGCGAAGTATAGGCTGATTACGGAAAATACATTAGACTTAATTGCCTTATGGGATAAAAGCGGAAAGGTAACTTATGTTTCTCCTTCACATAACGCCTGTCTTGGATATGATAGCGAATATTTGCAGGGGCAGTTGAAAACGGAGATCTTTCATCCGGATGATGTGAAAAGCATAGTAGGACAAGTAAAGAAGCTTATTGCCACAAGGGAGCCTTTTACTCTGGAATACCGGGTACGCCATGCTGAAGGATATTGGTTGACACTTGAAGCGACCACGATGCCTGTGCTCAATGAAGAGAAGGAAGTGACCAACTTTGTTGTGATTGCTCGTGATGTGACGGAGCGAAAACAAGCAGAAGAGCGCCTGCGCTTTACAGAGAAGCTCTTAGCGGTAGGAGAGCTAGCAGCTGGAGTAGCTCATGAAATTCGCAATCCGTTAACCACATTGAAAGGATTTGTTCAGTTCATGCGGGAGGGACACCGGGATGATACGTACTTTACTCTTATGGAGTCCGAGCTGGAGCGGATTGAATTGATTACGAACGAGTTTTTGCTTCTGGCGAAACCACAGGCCTATGAATTGAAGCCGCTAAAAGTGGACGTGTTAATGGAAAATGTAACCGTGTTGCTGGTAGCGCAGGCGAATTTGTTCGGCATTGAGCTCAAAATGAAATTTGAACGGGACTTGCCTATTGTAATGTGTGAGGAGAATCTTCTGAAACAGGTGTTTGTAAATCTGATTAAAAATGCGATTGAGGCGATGCCGGATGGGGGAGAAATCGTAATCGAAGTAAAGCGTTCAGGAGATGAATCTATTCGTATTCTCGTGCATGATCAAGGGTGTGGAATCGAAGCGGAGCGTATTTCCAAACTTGGAGAACCATTCTACAGCCTAAAAGAAAAAGGAACCGGGTTAGGATTAATGGTGTGTTTTAAAATCATTAAAGAGCATCACGGGTCCATTCATTTTAGTAGCGAAGTAGGAAAAGGGACGACAGTCGAGATTGTTTTACCGATTAGGAAATAA
- a CDS encoding DUF4870 domain-containing protein, protein MNPKPACIVIHGSTFFAPVLVPLLFYFLSDQPYIKEKAMEALLFHILMGVAIAISSFLMIVLIGFVLVPIFSIIAIYYPIKGIIRALQEKPFHYPIVHGWVR, encoded by the coding sequence ATGAATCCGAAACCAGCTTGCATCGTTATCCATGGGAGTACATTTTTTGCGCCCGTTCTCGTACCGTTGCTGTTTTATTTTCTATCTGATCAGCCATATATTAAAGAAAAAGCGATGGAGGCGTTGCTATTCCATATCTTAATGGGGGTAGCGATTGCGATTTCCTCCTTCCTGATGATTGTGCTCATCGGCTTTGTTCTCGTACCGATTTTTTCGATTATTGCTATCTATTATCCGATTAAAGGAATTATTCGGGCATTGCAGGAAAAGCCGTTCCATTACCCGATTGTGCACGGTTGGGTTCGATAA